In Massilistercora timonensis, the following are encoded in one genomic region:
- the rlmB gene encoding 23S rRNA (guanosine(2251)-2'-O)-methyltransferase RlmB, translated as MEHYQEEKENRIEGRNAVLEAIRADRTIERLYVQDGCKDGPVQTILREAKKRGIQVQFVDKARLSRLSQTGKHQGVIADAAAYAYALVEDMLALARERGEDPFLILLDNIEDPRNLGAIIRTANLAGAHGVIIPKRRAVGLTATVARTSAGALNYTPVARVTNLVKTMEELKEQGIWFVCADMDGEPMYRLNLTGPIGLVIGNEGEGVGRLVKETCDFIASIPMKGEIDSLNASVAAGVLAYEIVRQRLG; from the coding sequence ATGGAACATTATCAGGAAGAAAAAGAAAACCGGATCGAGGGCAGAAACGCGGTGCTGGAGGCGATCCGGGCGGACCGGACCATAGAACGGCTCTACGTCCAGGACGGGTGCAAGGACGGTCCGGTGCAGACCATCTTACGAGAGGCGAAGAAGCGGGGCATTCAGGTGCAGTTTGTGGATAAGGCAAGGTTGTCCCGGCTGTCCCAGACCGGGAAGCACCAGGGGGTGATCGCGGACGCGGCAGCCTATGCCTATGCCCTGGTGGAGGATATGCTGGCCCTGGCAAGAGAGCGGGGGGAAGATCCCTTCCTGATCCTTCTGGACAATATTGAAGACCCTCGTAACCTGGGGGCCATTATCCGGACTGCCAATCTGGCAGGAGCCCACGGGGTGATCATCCCCAAGCGGCGGGCAGTGGGGCTTACCGCCACGGTAGCCAGAACCTCCGCGGGAGCCTTGAACTACACGCCGGTGGCCCGGGTCACCAACCTGGTGAAGACCATGGAGGAGTTAAAGGAGCAGGGGATCTGGTTTGTCTGCGCGGATATGGACGGAGAGCCCATGTACCGGCTGAACCTTACCGGTCCCATCGGCCTTGTGATCGGCAATGAAGGGGAAGGCGTGGGCCGGCTGGTGAAGGAGACCTGTGATTTTATCGCCTCCATCCCCATGAAGGGGGAGATCGATTCCCTGAACGCTTCCGTGGCAGCAGGAGTGCTGGCCTATGAGATCGTCCGGCAGCGGCTGGGATAA
- a CDS encoding TIGR01906 family membrane protein, with product MTRAQKALGTLAMFLLILALLITSFQLAIYGDPQYGFYETEYEKYQVTRSLGMEMGDVMEVTDHMMAYLIGEEEELSIVTWVDGQEQDFFNEQDRLHMADVKNLFLGGLRLRTGCLLAVMVLLVILGAGKADLKKFLPGCYFRAFGVFLGVAVFLAIAFAVDFTRCFTIFHEIFFTNDLWIFDPATDYMIRMLPEGFFADMVARIGGIFLGMLAVLFLLFFFLRRMSGKKKGENL from the coding sequence ATGACGAGAGCACAGAAAGCCCTGGGGACGCTGGCCATGTTTCTTTTGATCCTGGCCCTTTTGATCACCAGTTTCCAGCTGGCGATCTACGGGGATCCCCAGTATGGATTCTATGAGACGGAATATGAGAAATATCAGGTGACCAGATCCCTTGGTATGGAGATGGGGGATGTGATGGAAGTGACCGATCACATGATGGCCTATCTTATCGGGGAAGAGGAAGAACTGTCCATTGTCACCTGGGTGGACGGGCAGGAACAGGATTTCTTCAATGAGCAGGACCGCCTCCACATGGCGGATGTAAAGAACCTTTTCCTGGGAGGGCTTAGGCTTCGCACCGGCTGCCTTCTGGCGGTCATGGTTTTGCTGGTGATCCTGGGGGCGGGGAAGGCGGATCTTAAGAAGTTCCTGCCGGGCTGTTATTTTCGGGCGTTTGGAGTCTTCCTTGGCGTGGCCGTTTTTCTGGCCATTGCCTTTGCGGTGGATTTCACCCGCTGTTTCACCATTTTCCATGAGATCTTTTTCACCAACGATCTGTGGATCTTTGACCCGGCCACAGATTATATGATTCGGATGCTGCCGGAAGGATTTTTCGCGGATATGGTGGCCCGGATCGGGGGGATCTTCCTGGGGATGCTGGCAGTCCTTTTCCTTTTGTTCTTCTTCCTGCGGAGGATGTCCGGGAAGAAAAAAGGGGAAAATCTGTAA
- a CDS encoding ribonuclease III domain-containing protein: MEKSVTWQFDTLLREIFQLPEGKPGEYSPLVLAYLGDAIYDLIIRTLVVGDGNRQVKKLHKATSALVQASAQSRMMEAIEGLLTEEEEGVYRRGRNAKSFSTAKNQSLKDYHRATGFEALLGWLYLKQDWERLLELVKAGLDHEKGQNE, encoded by the coding sequence ATGGAAAAAAGCGTAACATGGCAGTTTGACACCCTGCTTAGGGAGATCTTTCAGCTGCCGGAGGGAAAGCCGGGGGAATATTCTCCCCTGGTGCTTGCCTACCTGGGGGACGCCATCTATGATCTGATCATCCGCACCCTGGTGGTAGGGGACGGCAACCGGCAGGTGAAGAAGCTCCACAAGGCTACCAGCGCTCTTGTGCAGGCTTCTGCTCAGTCCCGGATGATGGAGGCCATCGAAGGGCTTCTCACAGAGGAAGAGGAAGGAGTCTACCGAAGAGGCAGGAACGCCAAAAGCTTTTCCACTGCCAAGAATCAGTCTCTTAAGGATTATCACCGGGCTACCGGATTCGAGGCGCTTCTTGGCTGGCTCTATCTTAAGCAGGACTGGGAGCGGCTGCTGGAGCTGGTGAAGGCAGGGCTTGACCATGAGAAGGGACAAAATGAGTAA
- a CDS encoding GNAT family N-acetyltransferase, with protein MEIRKLEPQEHGKTRALYEEVFSGDSRSFVDYYYTEKTRDNQIYVVEEAGEIQAMLHLNPYTLMVNGSRKAAHYIVAVATRKEYRGRGYMAALLKQALTDMYQAGESFTFLMPAAEAIYLPHDFRTVYEQQRKFCPEEEYRQAPGPASEDPGILLSKAKEEESEELAEAANGWLGEHFQVYALRDEAYYRRLQKEYASDGGCLMIERENGVITGCRTYMPGETGEEKPKIMIRITDLRRMLMSLRLKSLMAVCFQVTDPILPENNRCLVLTGTEFSGVMLMDGKQENSEGTIPIGALGSFLFGAKTVEELTREPGVDMTERMKREMEKIIPLDKIYLNETV; from the coding sequence ATGGAAATCCGAAAACTGGAGCCACAGGAACACGGGAAGACAAGAGCCTTGTATGAGGAAGTCTTCTCTGGGGACAGTCGTTCCTTTGTGGACTACTATTATACAGAAAAAACCAGGGATAATCAGATCTATGTGGTGGAGGAGGCAGGAGAGATCCAGGCCATGCTCCATCTGAATCCCTACACGCTGATGGTGAACGGCAGCAGGAAAGCGGCTCATTATATCGTGGCGGTAGCCACCCGGAAGGAATACCGGGGGAGAGGCTATATGGCCGCCCTTCTTAAGCAGGCTCTTACCGATATGTATCAGGCGGGGGAGAGTTTTACCTTTCTTATGCCGGCGGCGGAGGCCATTTATCTGCCCCATGATTTCCGGACGGTGTATGAGCAGCAGCGGAAATTCTGCCCGGAGGAAGAGTACAGACAGGCGCCTGGCCCGGCGTCTGAGGATCCGGGGATCCTTCTAAGCAAGGCGAAGGAAGAAGAATCAGAGGAGCTGGCAGAGGCGGCCAACGGCTGGCTTGGGGAACATTTTCAGGTGTATGCCCTCCGGGATGAGGCCTATTATCGCAGACTGCAGAAAGAATACGCCAGCGACGGCGGCTGTCTGATGATCGAGAGGGAAAATGGAGTGATCACAGGCTGCCGGACCTATATGCCGGGGGAAACCGGGGAGGAGAAGCCAAAGATCATGATCCGCATCACAGACCTGCGGCGGATGCTGATGTCCCTGCGGCTGAAAAGCCTGATGGCAGTCTGCTTCCAGGTGACAGACCCCATCCTTCCGGAGAACAACCGGTGCCTGGTCCTTACAGGAACGGAATTCTCCGGCGTGATGCTGATGGACGGAAAGCAGGAGAACAGCGAAGGGACCATCCCCATCGGGGCCCTGGGAAGTTTCCTGTTTGGAGCCAAGACAGTGGAAGAACTGACCCGGGAGCCTGGGGTGGATATGACGGAGCGGATGAAGCGGGAGATGGAAAAGATCATCCCTCTTGATAAAATTTACCTGAATGAGACGGTGTAA
- a CDS encoding phosphoribosylformylglycinamidine synthase, whose translation MSMVRRVYVEKKPGFAVQAEELKHEIQSYLGLRDVTGVRVLIRYDVEDLSEDTFEKACRGIFAEPPVDRLYLEEFPKEEGDRVFSVEFLPGQFDQRADSAVQCVQFIREDETPVIHTATTYVIQGSISDEEFAAIRNHCINPVDSREAGEEKPDTLVTRFDEPADVIVFDGFKDMGEEDLKELYDSLGLAMTFKDFLHIQNYFRGEEKRDPSMTEIRVLDTYWSDHCRHTTFSTELTEVSFGEGDYRKPMEDTYRQYLHDHSEIFRGREDKFVCLMDLALMAMRRLKKEGKLEDQEESEEINACSIVVPVEVDGMEEEWLVNFKNETHNHPTEIEPFGGAATCLGGAIRDPLSGRTYVYQAMRVTGAADPTVSMEETMKGKLPQKKLVREAAHGYSSYGNQIGLATGAVKEIYHPDYVAKRMEIGAVLGAAPRRAVIRETSDPGDIIILLGGRTGRDGCGGATGSSKVHTEESIETCGAEVQKGNPPTERKIQRLFRREEVSCLIKKCNDFGAGGVSVAIGELADGLRVDLDQVPKKYAGLDGTEIAISESQERMAVVVDPKDVEAFLGYAREENLEATKVAVVTEEPRLVLVWRGKEIVNLSRAFLDTNGAHQETKVAVDIPSRGDSILGRVEVEDVRAKWLGTLSDLNVCSQKGLVEMFDGSIGAGSVFMPHGGKYQMTETQAMVAKLPVLKGDCDTVTMMSYGFDPYLSSWSPYHGAIYAVTESVAKIVAAGGDYRKIRFTFQEYFRRMTEDPHRWSQPFAALLGAYNAQLGFGLPSIGGKDSMSGTFEEIDVPPTLVSFAVDVAREKDIITPELKKAGSKLVWVRIDKDEYDVPVYEKVMEQYGKLAEDIKAGRVLSAYVTDRHGVIAAVSKMAFGNGMGVKIEHSMDPRELFAPAFGEIVAEVADGKVGELAVSYTVIGEVTDEGAFTYGDVTIPLDEAEAAWTGTLEKVFPTTSGGVSELKEDLLAGVQSEEAAGGSLREDGCFEASKVHVCSHKIGQPTVFIPVFPGTNCEFDSARAFERAGAKTVVKVFRNLDAADIIDSVAVFEKAINEAQIIMFPGGFSAGDEPDGSAKFFATAFQNAKLKEAVERLLNERDGLALGICNGFQALIKLGLVPSGKITGQAEDSPTLTYNTIGRHISKMVYTKVVTNKSPWLAGAKLGGVYVNPASHGEGRFVAPQETIRELFANGQVATRYCDPEGNICVRDENWNVNGSYMAIEGITSPDGRVFGKMAHAERRGRSVAVNIYGEQDLKIFESGVKYFR comes from the coding sequence ATGAGTATGGTAAGACGAGTGTACGTGGAGAAAAAGCCGGGATTTGCCGTGCAGGCAGAGGAACTGAAGCACGAGATCCAGAGTTATCTGGGACTGAGAGACGTGACCGGCGTGCGGGTGCTGATCCGCTACGATGTGGAGGATCTGTCGGAAGATACTTTTGAGAAGGCCTGCAGAGGAATTTTCGCAGAGCCTCCGGTGGACAGGCTCTATCTGGAAGAATTTCCAAAAGAAGAAGGCGACCGGGTCTTCTCCGTGGAGTTCCTTCCGGGACAGTTTGACCAGCGGGCGGATTCCGCGGTCCAGTGCGTCCAGTTTATCCGGGAGGATGAGACGCCGGTGATCCACACGGCCACTACCTATGTGATCCAGGGCAGCATTTCCGATGAGGAGTTCGCGGCCATCCGGAACCACTGCATCAATCCGGTGGATTCCAGAGAGGCGGGCGAAGAGAAGCCGGATACCCTGGTGACCAGGTTCGACGAGCCGGCGGACGTGATCGTGTTTGACGGATTCAAGGACATGGGCGAGGAGGATTTAAAGGAGCTCTATGATTCTCTTGGACTTGCCATGACATTCAAAGATTTTCTCCATATTCAGAATTATTTCCGGGGGGAGGAAAAGAGAGACCCCTCTATGACGGAGATCCGGGTACTGGATACCTACTGGTCGGATCACTGCCGTCACACTACTTTTTCCACAGAGCTTACGGAAGTTTCCTTCGGGGAAGGGGATTACCGCAAGCCCATGGAAGACACCTACCGGCAGTATCTCCATGACCACAGCGAGATCTTCCGGGGGAGAGAGGACAAGTTTGTCTGCCTGATGGATCTGGCGCTGATGGCCATGCGCAGACTGAAAAAGGAAGGAAAGCTGGAGGACCAGGAAGAGTCTGAGGAGATCAATGCCTGCAGTATCGTGGTCCCCGTAGAAGTGGACGGGATGGAAGAAGAGTGGCTGGTGAACTTTAAGAATGAGACCCACAACCATCCCACTGAGATCGAGCCTTTTGGAGGAGCGGCCACCTGTCTTGGCGGAGCCATCCGGGATCCCCTGTCCGGCCGTACCTATGTGTACCAGGCCATGCGTGTGACGGGTGCGGCGGATCCCACCGTCTCCATGGAAGAGACCATGAAAGGAAAGCTGCCTCAGAAGAAGCTGGTGCGGGAGGCGGCTCACGGATACAGTTCCTACGGAAACCAGATCGGCCTTGCCACCGGAGCGGTGAAGGAGATCTATCATCCGGATTATGTGGCGAAACGAATGGAGATCGGAGCAGTCCTGGGCGCGGCGCCGCGCCGTGCGGTGATCCGGGAGACTTCTGATCCGGGAGATATCATTATCCTGCTGGGCGGACGGACCGGGCGGGACGGCTGCGGCGGAGCCACCGGTTCCTCCAAGGTCCATACAGAGGAGTCTATCGAGACCTGCGGCGCGGAGGTGCAGAAGGGAAATCCGCCTACCGAGCGGAAGATCCAGCGCCTGTTCCGCAGGGAAGAGGTAAGCTGTCTCATCAAGAAATGTAATGACTTTGGCGCCGGCGGCGTCTCTGTTGCCATCGGAGAGCTGGCCGACGGGCTTCGGGTAGATCTGGATCAGGTGCCGAAGAAATACGCCGGCCTGGACGGGACGGAGATCGCTATCTCCGAGTCCCAGGAGCGGATGGCGGTTGTGGTTGATCCCAAAGATGTGGAAGCATTTCTTGGCTATGCCAGGGAAGAGAACCTGGAGGCGACGAAGGTTGCGGTGGTAACGGAAGAGCCCCGTCTGGTACTTGTCTGGAGGGGGAAGGAGATCGTGAATCTCTCCCGCGCTTTCCTGGATACCAACGGCGCTCACCAGGAGACGAAAGTGGCGGTGGATATTCCAAGCCGCGGAGACAGCATCCTGGGAAGAGTGGAAGTAGAAGACGTGCGGGCCAAATGGCTTGGCACCTTAAGCGACCTGAATGTGTGCTCCCAGAAGGGATTAGTGGAGATGTTCGACGGATCCATCGGAGCTGGTTCCGTTTTCATGCCTCACGGAGGAAAATATCAGATGACCGAGACCCAGGCCATGGTGGCCAAGCTTCCGGTGCTGAAAGGGGACTGCGACACCGTGACCATGATGAGTTATGGATTTGATCCCTATCTGTCTTCCTGGAGTCCCTATCACGGAGCTATCTACGCAGTGACCGAGTCGGTGGCCAAGATCGTGGCGGCCGGCGGAGACTACCGGAAGATCCGGTTTACCTTCCAGGAGTACTTCCGGCGGATGACGGAGGATCCCCATCGCTGGAGCCAGCCTTTTGCGGCGCTTCTGGGTGCCTATAACGCCCAGCTGGGATTCGGGCTTCCCTCCATCGGAGGAAAAGACAGTATGTCCGGAACCTTCGAGGAGATCGACGTGCCGCCCACCCTGGTTTCCTTCGCAGTGGACGTGGCCAGAGAGAAGGATATCATCACGCCGGAGCTTAAGAAAGCAGGAAGCAAGCTTGTTTGGGTGCGTATCGACAAGGATGAATACGACGTTCCGGTTTATGAGAAAGTAATGGAGCAATACGGGAAACTGGCAGAAGACATCAAGGCAGGCCGGGTACTGTCAGCCTATGTGACCGACCGGCACGGCGTGATCGCGGCGGTGAGCAAGATGGCCTTTGGAAACGGCATGGGTGTGAAGATCGAGCATTCCATGGATCCAAGAGAGCTGTTTGCCCCGGCATTTGGAGAGATCGTGGCGGAAGTGGCAGACGGGAAGGTAGGCGAGCTGGCAGTCAGCTACACGGTGATCGGTGAGGTTACCGATGAGGGCGCCTTTACCTATGGAGACGTGACTATTCCTCTTGATGAGGCGGAGGCAGCCTGGACGGGTACTCTGGAGAAGGTATTCCCCACCACCTCCGGTGGAGTGAGTGAACTTAAGGAAGATCTTCTGGCCGGTGTTCAGTCCGAAGAGGCAGCCGGCGGAAGCCTTCGGGAGGACGGCTGCTTTGAGGCTTCCAAGGTTCATGTGTGCAGCCACAAGATCGGGCAGCCCACCGTATTTATCCCGGTATTCCCGGGAACCAACTGTGAGTTCGACAGTGCCAGGGCCTTTGAGCGGGCCGGGGCGAAGACGGTGGTCAAGGTGTTCCGGAACCTTGACGCGGCGGATATCATTGACTCGGTAGCGGTATTTGAGAAGGCTATCAATGAGGCCCAGATCATTATGTTCCCAGGCGGATTCAGCGCGGGAGACGAGCCGGACGGTTCAGCCAAGTTCTTTGCCACCGCATTCCAGAACGCGAAGCTGAAAGAGGCTGTGGAGCGGCTTTTGAATGAGCGGGACGGACTGGCTCTTGGAATCTGCAACGGGTTCCAGGCGCTGATCAAGCTGGGTCTGGTTCCTTCCGGGAAGATCACCGGACAGGCAGAAGACTCCCCAACCCTGACCTACAATACCATCGGCCGGCACATTTCCAAGATGGTATATACCAAGGTGGTGACCAACAAGTCACCCTGGCTTGCCGGGGCCAAGCTTGGCGGCGTCTATGTGAATCCGGCCTCCCATGGAGAAGGACGGTTCGTGGCGCCTCAGGAGACCATCAGGGAGCTTTTCGCCAACGGACAGGTAGCCACCCGCTACTGTGATCCGGAAGGAAACATCTGTGTAAGAGATGAGAACTGGAATGTGAACGGCTCCTACATGGCCATCGAAGGCATCACCAGCCCGGACGGCCGGGTGTTTGGCAAGATGGCCCACGCGGAACGGCGGGGACGCTCCGTGGCAGTGAACATTTACGGAGAGCAGGATCTGAAGATCTTTGAGTCCGGCGTGAAATATTTCCGATAG
- the gdhA gene encoding NADP-specific glutamate dehydrogenase — protein MSYVDEVLEKVVAKNPAEPEFHQAVKEVLESLRVVIEANEEKYRKEALLERLVEPERQIKFRVPWVDDAGQVQVNTGYRVQFNSAIGPYKGGLRLHPSVNLGIIKFLGFEQVFKNSLTGLPIGGGKGGSDFDPKGKSDREVMAFCQSFMTELCKYIGADTDVPAGDIGTGAREIGYLFGQYKRIKGLYEGVLTGKGLTYGGSLARTEATGYGLLYLTEELLKINGKELKGKTVAISGSGNVAIYATEKAQQLGAKVVTASDSTGWVYDPDGIDVAALKEIKEVNRARLTEYKKYRPNSEYHEGRGVWSVKVDIALPCATQNELHLEDAKMLVENGCFAVAEGANMPTTMEATQYLQEHGVLFAPGKAANAGGVATSALEMSQNSERLSWTFEEVDSKLKGIMVNICHNMADAAERYGMPGNYVAGANIAGFEKVVNAMEAQGIV, from the coding sequence ATGTCATATGTTGATGAAGTCCTGGAAAAAGTAGTGGCCAAGAACCCTGCAGAGCCGGAGTTTCACCAGGCGGTGAAGGAAGTCCTGGAGTCTCTGCGTGTGGTGATCGAGGCCAACGAGGAAAAGTACAGAAAAGAAGCGCTTCTTGAGCGGCTGGTTGAGCCGGAGCGCCAGATCAAGTTCCGGGTTCCGTGGGTGGACGATGCGGGACAGGTTCAGGTAAACACAGGTTACCGTGTACAGTTCAACAGTGCCATCGGACCATACAAGGGAGGCCTGCGCCTTCACCCCTCTGTAAACCTGGGGATCATCAAGTTCCTTGGATTCGAGCAGGTATTCAAGAATTCTCTTACCGGACTGCCCATCGGCGGCGGCAAGGGCGGATCTGATTTCGATCCAAAGGGCAAATCTGATAGAGAAGTGATGGCTTTCTGCCAGAGCTTTATGACAGAACTTTGCAAATATATCGGCGCGGATACGGACGTTCCGGCAGGAGATATCGGTACCGGCGCAAGAGAGATCGGCTATCTCTTCGGGCAGTACAAGCGGATCAAAGGCCTGTATGAAGGCGTGCTCACCGGCAAGGGCCTGACCTACGGCGGATCTCTTGCAAGAACCGAGGCTACCGGATACGGACTTCTGTATCTTACCGAGGAACTTCTGAAGATCAACGGCAAAGAGCTGAAAGGCAAGACCGTTGCCATCTCCGGTTCCGGAAATGTTGCGATCTACGCCACAGAGAAGGCGCAGCAGCTGGGAGCCAAGGTAGTGACCGCCAGCGACTCCACCGGATGGGTATACGATCCGGACGGAATCGATGTGGCCGCGCTTAAAGAGATCAAGGAAGTAAACCGGGCAAGACTGACCGAGTACAAGAAATACCGTCCCAATTCCGAGTATCACGAGGGCCGTGGCGTATGGTCCGTGAAAGTGGATATCGCTCTTCCCTGCGCGACTCAGAACGAGCTGCACCTGGAAGACGCCAAGATGCTGGTGGAGAACGGCTGCTTCGCAGTAGCGGAAGGCGCAAACATGCCTACTACCATGGAGGCTACCCAGTATCTGCAGGAGCACGGAGTCCTCTTTGCGCCCGGCAAGGCTGCAAACGCCGGTGGCGTGGCAACCTCCGCGCTGGAGATGTCCCAGAACAGCGAGCGATTAAGCTGGACCTTTGAGGAAGTAGACAGCAAGCTGAAAGGCATTATGGTGAACATCTGCCACAATATGGCAGACGCCGCAGAGCGTTACGGCATGCCCGGCAACTATGTGGCAGGCGCCAATATCGCGGGATTTGAGAAAGTCGTAAACGCCATGGAGGCACAGGGAATCGTATAG
- the cysS gene encoding cysteine--tRNA ligase, with amino-acid sequence MKLYNTLTKRKEEFVPLETGKVKMYVCGPTVYNFIHIGNARPMIVFDTVRRYFEYKGYDVNYVSNFTDVDDKIINKAIEEGVSAQEISERYIKECKKDMEGMNVKPATTHPLATQEICGMVEMIQTLIDKGYAYEKNGTVYFRTRQFKEYGKLSHKNLDDLRSGERSLLVTGEDEKEDPLDFVLWKPKKEGEPAWESPWSDGRPGWHIECSVMSRKYLGEQIDIHAGGEDLIFPHHENEIAQSEAANGKEFAHYWLHNAFLNIDNRKMSKSLGNFRTVREISEQYDLQVLRFFMLSAHYRSPLNFSAQLMESSKSGLERIVNAAENLKFWMKNGKAEAQTEEEAKSFAQTDAFVEAFEKAMDDDFNTADALAAVFELVKFINTSADENSSREYLQNLLDRLRTLTDVLGLIVDKEEELLDEEIEKLIEERQAARKVKDFRRADEIRDELAAKGIILEDTREGVKWKKA; translated from the coding sequence ATGAAGCTGTATAACACACTGACCAAGAGAAAAGAGGAATTCGTCCCCCTGGAGACGGGGAAGGTGAAAATGTATGTCTGCGGGCCCACGGTCTATAATTTCATCCATATCGGGAACGCAAGGCCTATGATCGTGTTTGATACGGTGCGCCGGTATTTTGAGTACAAGGGATACGATGTGAACTACGTGTCCAACTTTACCGATGTGGATGACAAGATCATCAACAAAGCCATTGAGGAAGGGGTATCCGCCCAGGAGATCTCTGAGCGGTACATCAAGGAGTGCAAGAAGGACATGGAGGGCATGAATGTAAAGCCTGCCACCACCCATCCCCTGGCTACCCAGGAGATCTGCGGCATGGTGGAGATGATCCAGACTCTGATCGATAAAGGCTATGCCTATGAGAAGAACGGAACCGTTTACTTCCGCACCCGCCAGTTCAAGGAGTATGGGAAGCTGTCCCACAAGAACCTGGATGACCTGCGTTCCGGCGAGCGCTCGCTCCTGGTGACCGGCGAGGACGAGAAGGAAGATCCCCTGGATTTCGTGCTGTGGAAGCCAAAGAAAGAGGGAGAGCCTGCCTGGGAGTCGCCCTGGAGCGACGGCCGTCCCGGCTGGCATATCGAGTGTTCCGTAATGTCCAGGAAATATCTGGGCGAACAGATCGACATCCACGCCGGCGGCGAAGACCTGATCTTCCCCCATCATGAAAATGAGATCGCCCAGAGCGAGGCGGCTAACGGCAAAGAATTTGCCCACTACTGGCTGCACAACGCCTTCCTGAACATTGATAACCGGAAGATGAGCAAATCCCTGGGCAACTTCCGTACAGTGCGGGAGATCAGTGAGCAGTATGACCTGCAGGTGCTGCGGTTCTTCATGCTCAGCGCCCATTACAGAAGCCCGTTGAATTTCAGCGCCCAGCTGATGGAATCTTCCAAAAGCGGCCTGGAGCGGATCGTGAACGCGGCGGAGAACCTGAAGTTCTGGATGAAAAATGGAAAGGCAGAGGCCCAGACAGAAGAAGAGGCGAAAAGCTTCGCTCAGACCGACGCCTTCGTGGAGGCTTTCGAGAAGGCCATGGACGATGATTTCAACACGGCGGACGCCCTGGCGGCAGTCTTTGAACTGGTGAAATTCATCAACACCAGCGCGGATGAGAACAGTTCCAGAGAGTATCTCCAGAACCTGCTGGATCGGCTGCGGACTCTGACGGATGTGCTGGGCCTGATCGTGGATAAGGAAGAAGAGCTTCTGGACGAAGAGATCGAGAAGCTGATCGAAGAGCGCCAGGCGGCAAGAAAGGTAAAGGACTTCAGGCGGGCAGATGAGATCCGGGATGAGCTGGCGGCAAAAGGGATCATTCTGGAGGATACCAGAGAGGGTGTAAAATGGAAAAAAGCGTAA
- the ispF gene encoding 2-C-methyl-D-erythritol 2,4-cyclodiphosphate synthase has protein sequence MRIGMGYDVHRLTEGRDLILGGVKIPYEKGLLGHSDADVLLHAVMDALLGAAALGDIGKHFPDTDPAYEGASSMRLLEHVGKLLEERLYVVENIDATIIAQRPKMAPHIEEMRRNIAAALHLELDQVNVKATTEEGLGFTGTGEGISAQAVACLESVRNYSYPVGGDCGNCGGCPNAADQ, from the coding sequence ATGCGGATCGGAATGGGATATGACGTGCACAGACTGACGGAAGGAAGAGACCTGATCCTGGGAGGCGTGAAGATCCCCTATGAGAAGGGGCTTCTCGGGCACTCCGATGCGGATGTGCTCCTCCATGCGGTGATGGATGCCCTTTTGGGCGCGGCGGCGCTGGGAGATATCGGGAAGCATTTCCCGGACACGGACCCTGCCTATGAAGGAGCTTCCAGCATGAGGCTCCTGGAGCATGTGGGGAAGCTTCTGGAGGAGCGGCTCTATGTGGTGGAGAATATCGACGCCACCATCATCGCCCAGAGACCTAAGATGGCGCCCCATATTGAGGAGATGCGCCGGAATATCGCGGCGGCCCTTCACCTGGAGTTAGATCAGGTCAATGTGAAGGCCACCACGGAAGAAGGACTTGGCTTTACCGGAACCGGAGAGGGCATCTCCGCCCAGGCGGTGGCCTGTCTGGAGTCGGTACGAAATTACAGCTATCCGGTAGGAGGAGACTGCGGAAACTGCGGCGGCTGTCCCAACGCGGCAGATCAATAG
- the epsC gene encoding serine O-acetyltransferase EpsC, whose translation MLSYIQEEIQVIRERDPAIKSNMEVFLYPSFKAILRYRLAHKLYLKKHYFLARWISQRAARKTGIEIHPGATIGKGLFIDHGSGVIIGETAELGDNVTLYQGVTLGGTGKEKGKRHPTLKDNVMVSAGAKVLGSFTIGENSKIGAGSVVLKEVPPNCTVVGVPGRVVKMGDQKIPRMDLDQIHLPDPISNDIRELQADNLRLHSRILEMEKHMRCMQEQNIKILDEEEIKEDEAV comes from the coding sequence ATTCTATCGTATATTCAGGAGGAGATTCAGGTGATCCGGGAGCGGGACCCGGCCATTAAGTCTAACATGGAGGTGTTCTTATACCCCAGTTTTAAAGCCATCCTGCGCTACCGGCTGGCTCATAAGCTGTATCTTAAGAAGCATTACTTCCTGGCCCGCTGGATCTCCCAGAGGGCGGCGCGCAAGACGGGCATTGAGATCCACCCGGGAGCCACCATCGGGAAGGGCCTGTTCATCGACCACGGAAGCGGCGTGATCATCGGGGAGACGGCGGAGCTTGGGGACAACGTGACCCTTTACCAGGGGGTGACCCTGGGAGGGACCGGCAAGGAGAAAGGCAAACGCCACCCCACCCTGAAGGACAATGTGATGGTCAGCGCCGGCGCGAAAGTGCTTGGCTCCTTCACCATCGGGGAGAATTCCAAGATCGGCGCCGGGTCGGTGGTACTTAAGGAAGTACCGCCAAACTGTACAGTAGTGGGCGTCCCCGGACGGGTGGTGAAGATGGGCGACCAGAAGATCCCCCGGATGGATCTGGACCAGATCCACCTGCCGGACCCCATCAGCAACGACATCCGGGAACTGCAGGCGGATAACCTGCGGCTCCACAGCCGGATCCTGGAGATGGAAAAGCATATGAGATGTATGCAGGAACAGAATATCAAGATCTTAGATGAGGAGGAAATAAAAGAAGATGAAGCTGTATAA